A DNA window from Candidatus Vicinibacter affinis contains the following coding sequences:
- a CDS encoding SRPBCC domain-containing protein: MNTNLLFDFSIDRQNKTIAVKREFAAGLDLVWDAWTNPEILDLWWAPKPYQTKTKSMDFREGGHWLYAMISPEGEKHWCRADYKKITKLQSYSGLDAFCDEEGNVNQDFPRAFWTNTFTEKDEVTTVDILITYDELEDLEKIIQLGFKEGFTMALGNLDQYIEAHFKN, encoded by the coding sequence ATGAACACTAATCTTTTATTCGATTTTTCAATAGACCGACAGAACAAAACAATTGCTGTAAAAAGGGAATTTGCCGCAGGCCTTGATTTGGTATGGGATGCCTGGACCAATCCGGAAATACTGGATCTTTGGTGGGCACCAAAGCCTTATCAAACGAAGACAAAATCCATGGACTTCAGAGAAGGAGGACATTGGTTGTATGCCATGATTTCACCGGAAGGAGAGAAGCATTGGTGCAGGGCTGATTATAAAAAAATTACAAAACTTCAAAGTTACTCAGGACTGGATGCATTTTGTGATGAAGAGGGAAATGTCAATCAGGATTTTCCGCGCGCTTTTTGGACCAATACATTTACTGAAAAAGATGAAGTTACTACGGTGGATATTTTAATAACCTACGATGAATTAGAAGATCTGGAAAAAATCATTCAATTGGGATTCAAAGAAGGATTCACCATGGCATTGGGCAATCTTGATCAATACATTGAAGCTCATTTTAAAAATTAG
- a CDS encoding winged helix-turn-helix transcriptional regulator yields the protein MRRDVFQAIADPTRRAIILLIASQSMTPNAIAEHFSTTRQAVSKHLKILTECKLVKQEQSGREIYYQLNADRMKEIDKWLAQFRKIWENRFNELDRVLSNLKKNKK from the coding sequence ATGAGAAGAGATGTATTCCAGGCAATTGCTGACCCTACAAGAAGGGCCATCATTTTATTGATTGCTTCACAATCAATGACGCCCAATGCAATAGCTGAACACTTCAGTACCACAAGACAAGCAGTTTCCAAGCACTTAAAAATATTGACTGAATGCAAGTTGGTAAAACAAGAGCAGTCTGGACGAGAAATTTATTATCAACTGAATGCAGATAGGATGAAGGAAATTGACAAGTGGCTTGCACAATTCAGAAAAATCTGGGAGAACCGATTTAATGAATTGGACAGAGTATTGTCAAATTTAAAAAAAAATAAAAAATGA
- a CDS encoding dihydrofolate reductase family protein, translating to MRKLKLQVQMSMDGFISGINGEMDWLTFDWSEDLKGYVRQLTEEVDTILLGRKLAEGFIPHWTASLHSPEPEEGAEVFVHTPKVVFTKSLLTSEWDNTVLASGELVEEIYALKNREGKDMIVYGGGKFVSSLIKENLIDELHLFINPVVLGNGLPIFQSVTSKQNFDLLDVKRFDCGIVVLCYQSKK from the coding sequence ATGCGAAAATTAAAACTACAAGTCCAAATGTCCATGGATGGATTTATTTCCGGGATAAACGGGGAAATGGATTGGTTAACCTTTGACTGGTCTGAAGACCTGAAAGGGTATGTCCGACAACTTACAGAAGAGGTAGATACTATTTTGTTGGGAAGAAAACTTGCAGAGGGTTTTATTCCACACTGGACAGCCTCTTTACATAGTCCTGAACCTGAAGAGGGGGCCGAAGTATTTGTGCATACGCCAAAGGTTGTGTTTACCAAATCGCTGCTCACTTCAGAATGGGACAACACAGTTTTAGCAAGTGGTGAACTCGTTGAAGAAATTTATGCATTAAAAAATCGTGAAGGGAAAGACATGATTGTCTATGGCGGTGGAAAATTTGTTTCATCTTTAATCAAGGAGAATTTAATTGACGAACTCCATTTGTTTATCAATCCGGTGGTGCTGGGGAACGGACTACCTATTTTTCAAAGCGTAACTTCCAAACAGAATTTTGATTTGTTGGATGTTAAAAGGTTTGATTGCGGAATTGTGGTGTTGTGCTATCAATCAAAAAAATGA